One Vicugna pacos chromosome 12, VicPac4, whole genome shotgun sequence genomic window carries:
- the LOC140700407 gene encoding olfactory receptor 10P1-like — protein sequence MANVNQTLPEFLLLGFSDLKALQGPLFWVVLLVYLVTLLGNFLIILLTQVSPALCSPMYFFLRHLSMVEVLYITDIVPRTLADLASPHPRAISFWGCAAQMYNFIVLGISECCLLTAMAYDRYVAICRPLHYSTLMSQQACVAMVGISWLMGIITATTHSSLIFTLPFPSRPIIPHFLCDILPVLRLASAGKHRSEISVMTATVVFIMVPFSLIVTSYARILGAILAMASTQSRRKLFSTCSSHLLVVSLFFGTASITYIRPREGSSVTTDRILSLFYTIITPMLNLIIHTLRNKEVTRALRHVVKRQVPSP from the coding sequence ATGGCTAATGTGAATCAGACTCTGCCTGAATTCCTCCTTCTGGGATTCTCTGACCTCAAGGCCCTGCAGGGCCCCCTTTTCTGGGTGGTGCTTCTGGTCTACCTGGTCACCTTGCTGGGCAACTTCCTGATCATCCTTCTCACACAGGTCAGCCCCGCCCTGTGCtcacccatgtacttcttcctgcgCCACCTATCCATGGTGGAGGTCCTCTACATCACCGACATTGTGCCCAGGACCCTGGCTGACCTGGCCTCCCCGCACCCCCGGGCCATCTCCTTCTGGGGCTGTGCAGCCCAGATGTACAACTTCATTGTCCTGGGCATCTCAGAGTGCTGCCTGCTCACagccatggcctatgaccgctacgtCGCCATCTGCCGGCCCCTGCACTACTCCACCCTCATGAGCCAGCAGGCCTGCGTGGCCATGGTGGGCATCTCCTGGCTCATGGGCATCATCACGGCCACCACGCACTCATCCCTCATCTTCACCCTGCCTTTCCCCAGCCGCCCAATCATCCCACACTTCCTCTGCGATATCCTGCCAGTACTGAGGTTGGCCAGTGCTGGGAAGCACAGGAGTGAGATCTCTGTGATGACAGCCACCGTGGTCTTCATCATGGTCCCCTTCTCTCTGATTGTCACCTCTTATGCCCGCATCCTGGGTGCCATCCTGGCAATGGCCTCCACCCAGAGCCGCCGCAAGCTCTTCTCCACCTGTTCCTCCCACCTGCTCGTGGTCTCCCTCTTCTTTGGAACGGCCAGCATCACTTACATCCGGCCCCGGGAAGGCTCCTCTGTCACCACAGACCGCATCCTCAGCCTCTTCTACACAATCATCACACCCATGCTCAACCTCATCATCCACACCCTTCGGAACAAGGAGGTGACAAGGGCCCTGCGGCACGTGGTGAAGAGGCAGGTCCCCTCACCCTGA